ATAGTCAATTCTCCATCCAATGTTTTTCAATCTTGCTCCTGAACGGTAAGACCACCAGCTGAACCTATTTGTTTCATCACCATTGACATATCTAAAAGTATCTATATAGCCATGCTCTATCAGTTTATCTATCCACGCTCTCTCAGCCGGCAAAAAACCAGATGTTTTAGAGTTTGCTTTTGGATTACTAAGATCTATCTCTCTGTGAGCAGTATTAACATCTCCACATATGATTATGGATTTTCCTTCTTCTCTTAGTTTTTCGCTGTAAGATAAAAAATCATCATAAAATTTCATCTTATGGGCTAACCGTTCATCATCTTTTTGACCATTAGGAAAATATATGTTAAAAAGCACTATATCTCCATAGTGAGTTTCAACTATTCTCCCCTCGCTGAGGGTGTCAATATCTCTACATGTAGAGTTGTAGTCACTTTTAATTGAACTATAAGTCATAGTCCCGCTGTAGCCTTTTTTTGTTGCAGAATTAACTAATGTATCGGCATATTTTTTATCAAATAAATCAATAGGTATCTGTTCTTCTAGCGCTTTTATCTCTTGAAGGCATAAGATGTCTGGATTTCGTTCATCAATCCATTTAAGAGCCTCTTTATTGCCTACAGCACGAATGCCATTGACATTCCATGAGATTATTTCTATTGAGTTTGACATTATTTATTCTTTTTTTATTGATGTGTTTGTTTGTAGGTGAAAAGCACCGAGGTGCGTGAGTCTTCTGCTGAGAAAAACCAAGCGCTAGTGCAACTAAAGGAATTGCTTCCTTTAGTGTGATAAATTATATAAAGTTTACTTCTGCAACGTGATGCTTAAGGCCAAGTTCCTCGGAGCTACATCCAAGTGCAAGACCAACCATTTGTTGCATATGTAAAACTGGAAGCTCTACTTCACGACCTATAGCTTTTGAAGCATGATCTGCCTGAGTATCCAACTTTAGATGACAAAGTGGACATGGAGTTACCATCCAGTCAGCATTTTGATCAACTGCGCCAGCTATTGCGTTGCC
The sequence above is drawn from the Candidatus Sulfurimonas baltica genome and encodes:
- a CDS encoding exodeoxyribonuclease III, with amino-acid sequence MSNSIEIISWNVNGIRAVGNKEALKWIDERNPDILCLQEIKALEEQIPIDLFDKKYADTLVNSATKKGYSGTMTYSSIKSDYNSTCRDIDTLSEGRIVETHYGDIVLFNIYFPNGQKDDERLAHKMKFYDDFLSYSEKLREEGKSIIICGDVNTAHREIDLSNPKANSKTSGFLPAERAWIDKLIEHGYIDTFRYVNGDETNRFSWWSYRSGARLKNIGWRIDYFFISEDLCENLEDAFILDEITGSDHCPVGIIISI